A genomic region of Polynucleobacter necessarius contains the following coding sequences:
- the ruvX gene encoding Holliday junction resolvase RuvX, with amino-acid sequence MSELTTVMAFDYGTRRVGVAVGNSVSRSGQALKTIATPNIDELFREIEGLLKEWRPNQLVVGLPMHPDGTAHEMTAKAKRFGNQLNGRFSLPVAWVDERYTSAVLEGKPEMRDNLDAQSAALILEQYFAG; translated from the coding sequence ATGAGTGAGTTAACTACAGTCATGGCTTTTGACTACGGCACTCGTCGCGTTGGTGTTGCAGTAGGCAATTCAGTGAGTAGAAGCGGTCAGGCATTAAAAACGATAGCCACTCCCAATATTGATGAACTGTTCCGTGAAATTGAAGGTCTTCTGAAGGAGTGGAGACCGAATCAACTGGTTGTTGGTCTTCCTATGCATCCTGATGGCACCGCACACGAGATGACTGCTAAAGCGAAGCGGTTTGGGAATCAGTTAAATGGACGCTTTAGCCTGCCTGTAGCTTGGGTGGATGAGCGTTATACATCAGCAGTTTTAGAGGGCAAACCCGAGATGCGGGACAATCTAGATGCGCAGTCCGCCGCCCTGATTCTGGAGCAATATTTTGCGGGTTAA
- the pyrR gene encoding bifunctional pyr operon transcriptional regulator/uracil phosphoribosyltransferase PyrR has protein sequence MNAEPLYKKLLENLRKRAQHGPFELVGLAMGGAWIAERLAKDLGLPHFGVINVAFHRDDYAEKGMTALRTASTMPTHLPFDVNGASVILIDDVLLTGRTLRAALNELFDFGRPAQVELMVLADRGKRELPVSADFVAEHVQVPEQQILVLEKDAAGNFSFQLEERV, from the coding sequence ATGAACGCTGAACCGTTATATAAAAAGCTATTAGAAAATTTACGCAAGAGGGCGCAGCACGGTCCTTTTGAGTTAGTCGGCTTAGCAATGGGTGGAGCATGGATCGCAGAACGCCTGGCAAAAGATTTGGGTTTGCCACACTTTGGTGTTATTAATGTTGCTTTCCATCGCGATGATTATGCTGAAAAGGGTATGACTGCATTGCGTACAGCTAGCACTATGCCTACTCACTTACCATTCGATGTCAACGGCGCCAGCGTCATTTTGATTGATGATGTTTTATTAACCGGCAGAACGCTTCGGGCAGCACTCAATGAATTATTTGATTTTGGTCGCCCAGCCCAAGTTGAGCTCATGGTGTTAGCTGATCGCGGTAAGCGCGAGCTTCCTGTCAGTGCAGATTTTGTGGCTGAGCACGTTCAAGTCCCTGAGCAACAAATTTTAGTTTTGGAAAAAGATGCGGCTGGCAATTTCAGCTTTCAGTTAGAGGAGCGAGTTTAA
- a CDS encoding aspartate carbamoyltransferase catalytic subunit, protein MNQFNAAGELTHLLTLEGLPKEQILHILDTAQQFVSVTDPSREVKKVPLLRGKSVFNLFFENSTRTRTTFEIAAKRLSADVINLNISTSSTAKGESLLDTIDNLVAMQADIFVVRHSVSKAPIEIANHVPSHVHVVNAGDSSHQHPTQGLLDMYTMRHFKQNFKGLKVAIVGDIVHSRVAKSNIHALTTLGCEDIRAIGPESLLPSDLNMLGVKVFHSMEESLKDVDVVMTLRIQKERMEAGQVPEGDAFFKQYGLTPTRLALAKSDAIVMHPGPMNRGVEIDSAVADGPQSVILNQVTFGIAVRMAVMSIVAGN, encoded by the coding sequence ATGAACCAATTTAATGCTGCCGGTGAATTAACCCACCTTCTCACATTGGAAGGCCTGCCAAAAGAGCAGATCCTGCATATTTTAGATACTGCCCAGCAGTTTGTAAGTGTGACAGATCCTTCTCGTGAAGTAAAAAAAGTTCCTTTATTGCGTGGAAAGAGCGTTTTTAATTTGTTCTTTGAAAACTCCACTCGTACTCGTACGACTTTTGAGATCGCTGCAAAACGTTTATCTGCGGATGTTATTAATTTAAACATCTCCACCTCTTCCACTGCCAAGGGTGAGAGCTTGCTGGATACGATTGATAATCTCGTGGCAATGCAGGCGGATATTTTTGTCGTGCGCCATAGCGTCTCTAAAGCGCCAATTGAAATTGCGAACCATGTACCTTCTCATGTGCACGTGGTGAACGCTGGAGACAGCAGTCATCAGCATCCAACCCAGGGTTTACTGGATATGTATACGATGCGCCACTTTAAGCAGAATTTCAAAGGCTTAAAGGTGGCGATTGTGGGTGACATTGTGCATAGCCGAGTTGCTAAATCCAATATCCATGCGCTAACTACTTTGGGTTGTGAAGATATCCGCGCAATCGGCCCAGAGAGTTTGTTGCCGAGCGATTTGAATATGCTCGGTGTGAAAGTTTTCCATTCGATGGAAGAAAGCTTAAAGGATGTTGATGTTGTAATGACTTTGCGTATTCAAAAAGAACGTATGGAAGCGGGTCAGGTTCCAGAAGGCGATGCCTTCTTCAAACAGTATGGCTTAACGCCTACACGTTTAGCACTCGCTAAATCTGATGCGATCGTGATGCACCCAGGCCCCATGAATCGTGGTGTTGAAATTGACTCTGCGGTAGCCGATGGACCGCAGTCCGTCATCCTCAATCAAGTGACCTTCGGTATCGCAGTGCGTATGGCTGTGATGTCGATCGTTGCCGGAAATTAA